TCGGCTTCGGGCCAGGCTCGGTGCAGGTCCCACGCGGTCATCGCGGGCGTGCACATGTCGTATCGTCCCTGCACGATGACGGCCGGGATGTCGGTGAGGCGCGTGGCATCCCGAATCAACTGCCCGTCCTCCCACCAGCCGCCGTGCCGGAAGTAGTGGTTCTCGATCCGGGCGAACGCCGTCGCGAACTCGGGGGTCGTGAATCGTGCGATCGTGTCGGCTTGCGGCAGGAGCGTGATCGTCGAGGCCTCCCAGCGCGCCCAGGCCGCTGCGGCCGGCTCGTGCACCTCCGGATTCGGATTCTTCAAGAGGCGCGCGTAGGCCTCGATGAGGTGCCCGCGTTCGAGCAGGGGAACGGGGGCGATGAAGTCCTCCCAGAGATCGGGGTACACCGCCGATGCGCCGCCTTCGTAGAACCAGTCGAGCTCCTGGCGGCGCAAGGTGAAGATGCCGCGCAGCACGAGCTCCGTCACTCGCTCGGGGTGCGTCTGGGCGTAGGCGAGGCCCAGGGCGCTTCCCCACGAGCCGCCGAACACGAGCCAGCGGTCGATGCTGAGGTGCTCGCGCAGTCGCTCCATGTCGGCGACGAGGTGCCAGGTCGTGTTCGCCGAGAGGTCGGCCTCAGGTTCGCTCGCGTGCGGGATCGAGAGTCCGCAGCCGCGCTGGTCGAAGAGCACGATCCGGTACTGCTCTGGGTCGAAGAGCCGCCGGTGCTCGGGCGTCGTGCCGGCACCGGGGCCACCGTGCAGAAACACCGCCGGCTTGCCCGACAGATTTCCGGAGATCTCCCAATAGATGTGCTGTCCGTCGCCGACGTCGAGCATGCCTGTCTCAAGCGGCTCGATCTCGGGATACAACTCGCGCATGCCTCAGGGTAGGCGTAGCGACGGATGCCGCGTCGCTACGCCACGCGCAAACGAGCGACGCGGCATCCGATGACGATCCACCACACGGGGTAGAGCAGCCAGCACGGCACGCCGATCGCACCGGCCAGGCTGTAGGAGGCGACCTGGGCGACGGAAGCTTCGGGCAGCGCAGCGCCGGCCAGGGCGATCACCACCGCCGCAACGAGCGCGATGCCCATGATCCGACCCCACTTCGCGACGGCGGGCGGAAGCGCACCCGTCTGCAGGCCGACCGTGGAGGCCATCGCGAGCCATGCGTAGATGACCGCCACGGCGGGCAGGGACAGAGCGAGCTGCACGTCGAATCCGACGGCGCCCGCGAGCAGCAGCACCGTCGCGAGCGCGATCACGGCGACGGCGACGATGAAGACGACCGTCATCGCACGCAGCGATCGACTCCTCGGCAGGACGGCCACCAGGCTGGTCGCGGCGAGCGCGTGCGCGGGCGCGAACACGACGCCCGTCACGTCGTTCGCGGGCGCGAGCCAGGACCACTCGCTCCCGCTCTCGCTCATCGGAGGTCCGAGCGCGGAGAAGAACACGAGGAAGAGCACCCCGAGACAGCCACCGGCTCCCGCGACGAGCGCCCACAGGCGCAGTCGCGAGAGCGCCCGGCGATCAGCCGCCGCGTCGCTGCCCGGCGCGTGGACCTGGCGTGTCATTCCGGCTCGTTCCCGGCGGTGCGACCGCGCCGGAACGCCGGCCCCGTCATGGCGACGACGACGGCACGGCCTCAGGCTCCTCGTCCGGGGTCGTTGCGCGGGCCGGAGTCGAGAACGCGAGCCGCTTCGACCGACGCAGCACGATCGTCGACACCCACAGGATCGCGAGACCGTTGATCGCGTGGAAGCCCAGCATGATCGTTCCCGACATGGTGACATGCCCGTCGGGCGGCGGCGTGCTTCCGGTGAGCAGGCCGGTGAGGATGAACAGCACCGTCTGGAAGAGCAGCAGTCCGAGCGCCAGGAACGTGAGTCCGATCGTTCCGCGGCCCGCTCTCGCAAGCGCCGCGGAGATGATCCACAGGATGATGAGCACCGGGAGCACCATCCGGCCGTTCGTGCCGTGGATGGCGGACAGTTCGTCTTCCGGTTCACTGAACACGCCGATGGCGGCGAAGTAGAACTGCACGACGACGGCGAGCACGACGAGCCCGCTGAGAACGAAGAACACCTTGCGCATTTTCGGCTCCAATGACGAAAAGCGGAGGCGGTGGTTGCTCCTGTGCCGCGCCCCCGGGACGGACGAGGAGATGTCGCGAGTCAGTCGCACTGGTGGGTGCGTGGTTCTGACTCGTTCAGGCTTGCGTTCGGTTCAGGGCAAACCTAGAGCAGACCGTGCCCACCGCGGAAGCACCCCGATCAGGTGACGCGAACGAACACGATCGTGACCGGAGTGCAGCCCTTCGCACAGCTCTGAGGCCCGGCACGCAGCGGCGTAGGCTCGGAGCATGAGCCGCACACCGGTCACGATCACCATCACTGGCGCAGGCGGGCAGATCGGCTATGCCCTGCTCTTCCGCATCGCCTCCGGCGCGATGCTCGGGCCCGAGACATCCGTGCGCCTGAACCTCCTCGAGATCCCGCAGGGCGTGCGAGCGGCCGAAGGCGCCGCACTCGAACTCCAGGACTCCGCCTTCCCGCTGCTCTCGCACGTCGACGTCTACGACGATGCCGCCGCGGCATTCTCGGGCGCGAACATCGGACTGCTCGTCGGCGCCCGGCCGCGCACCGCCGGCATGGAGCGGGGCGACCTGCTCGCCGCGAACGGGGGCATCTTCGGCCCGCAGGGCGAGGCGATCAACGCCGGGGCCGCCGACGACATCCGCATCGTGGTGGTCGGCAACCCGGCGAATACGAACGCGCTCATCGCGGCGGCGCATGCTCCGGATGTCCCGGCCGAGCGCTTCACCGCCCTCACCCGCCTCGACCACAACCGCGCCCTCGGCCAGCTCGCCGAGGCGCTCGACACTCCCGTCGCCGAGCTGCGCCGGGTGACGATCTGGGGCAACCATTCAGCGACCCAGTTCCCCGACGTCGCCCACGCGACGGCCGCGGGCGACCCGGTGACGGCGCTGCTCGCGGCGCGCTTCGGCGGGCCCGATGGGGCACAGGCATGGCTCGTCGACGAGTTCATCCCGCGGGTTGCGAAGCGCGGTGCCGAGATCATCGAGGTGCGCGGCTCGTCATCGGTGGCATCGGCGGCGGCAGCGACGATCGACCACGTGCGCGACTGGGTCGCCGGCACCCCCGATGGCTGGACGAGCGCGGCGGTCGTCTCCGACGGCTCCTACGGCGTGCCTGAAGGGCTCGTCTGCTCGTTCCCGGTCGAGTCGGTCGATGGTGTCTGGCAGATCGTGCAGGGGCTCGACGTCGACGACTTCGCGCGGCAGCGCATCGCGGCATCCGTCGCCGAGCTCGAAGACGAGCGCGAGGCCGTTCGCGGGCTCGGCCTCATCTGACCGGCAGGCGATCGACCTAGGCTTGGGGGATGGCCGACTCCTCCCCCAACGCCCGTCGCACGCAGCTCATCGTCGGACTCGTCGTGGGGGCGATCGTCGGCGTCGGCGTGAGCCTGTGGACAGGGTTCTGGCTCTGGCTGGCAGCCGGGCTCGTCGTCGGGCTTGCCACGGGCGCCCTCATGAAGCCGCCGCCGACGAGTTAGTCGAGGCGCGCTTCGCCGGCACGCGTTTCGCCGGCACGCGTTTTGCCGGCACGCGTTTCGCCGACGTCGGCGATATACGACTCGATGCCGTCGATGATGCGCGCGAGTCCGAACTCGAAGGCACGTGCCGGGTCGGCGGCTGCGGCGTACGCCTCGCCCGCCGCCTGTCCGACGCGTCCCGAGATCTCGTACCGACCCGGCTCCATGACCTGCTCGAGGATCGGGGCGTTGCGCTCCCACCACTCCTGGTCGCTCTCGTCGGTCGCGCGCAGGAGCCGCTCGGCATCGACGAAGGCACGCGCCGGGCCCGACACGTACCCGACCACGAGCGTGATGACCTGGTCCATGTCGAGATCAGTGAGCCCGAGACCCTCGATGGCCGTGAGTGCCCACTCCCAGCGGTCCGACACGTTCGGCCCGAGCGGAGGGCGACTCGTGTCGATCGTGAGCAGCCACGGGTGGCGCAGGTAGTCGCGCCACTGGATTCGGGCGATGCGCTCGAGGCGCTCGCGCGATGAACCGGTGTGCGGCGGCAACTCCTGCTCCCCCGCGACCTGGTCGAACATGAGGTCGATGAGCTCGGCCTTGCCCGGCACGTAGGTGTAGACCGACATGGGCTTGAGCCCGAGCCGGTCGGCGATGCGCCGCATCGACACCGCCTCGATGCCCTCTTCGTCGGCGAGCTGGATGGCGGTGCTCACGACCTCGTCGACGCTCGATCGCTGCTTCGGCCCCCGCGAGCCGGTGGGCTCGCCGAGCCGATCGCGCCACAGCAGCGCGAGCGTTCGGTCAGGCTCGCCACGGCCCGTCGATTCGGTCGACATCGGGCTAGTCTACTTTCTCCATATGGTGTACGGTGTCACTCGGAATAATTCCGTACGCCGTACGTTAAGGAGAACGATGACTCCACGAAACTCGACACCGACCCGCCCGCAGGCCGCACCCGGCTCGCCCACCGCACTCAGCTCGACCGGACTCCGGAAGCACTACGGCCGCTCGCTCGCACTCGACGGCTTCGACCTCGAGATCGCCCGCGGCACCGTGCACGGCCTGCTCGGCCCGAACGGGGCCGGCAAGACCACGGCCGTGCGCTGCCTCACCACCCTCAGCTCGATCGACGAGGGCACCGCGAGTATCGACGGCATCGACATACGGCAGCAGCCCGCCCTCGTGCGCGAGCGCATCGGCCTCGTCGGCCAGTTCCACGCCGTCGACGAATGCGCTCACGGCTCGCCAGAACCTCGTGCTGTTCGCGAGGCTCAGCGGGGGCTCTCCAAGGCTCGCGCCCGGTCGCGCGCCGACGAACTCCTCGAGTCGTTCCAGTTGACGGATGCCGCCGACCGCGCGGTCTCCGGATTATCGGGCGGCATGCGACGGCGCCTCGACATCTCCGCGAGCCTCGTGCTCACCCCGGCGATGCTCTTCCTCGACGAGCCGACGACCGGACTCGACCCTCGCGGTCGCGCCACGGTCTGGCAGGCCGTGCGCGAGATCGCCGCAGCGGGCACGACCGTGCTGCTCACGACGCAATACCTCGACGAGGCCGACCAGCTCGCGAGCCGCATCTCGATGATGGACCACGGCCGGGTCGTCGCCGAGGGCTCCCCCAGCGAACTCAAGCGACGGCTCGGCGGCGACCGGGTCGACGCGGTGATCGCCGACGCCACGCTGCTCGCCCAGGCGGCCGACGTGATCGGCCGCGTCGCGGCGGCTGCGGCATCCGTCGACCCCGACACTCGCACGATCACCGTCGAGGTCGCCGACGGCGCGAAGGCGCTCACCCCGATCGTGCGTGAGCTCGATCTCGCGGGCATCGCGATCGACGACCTCGCCCTGCGGCGGCCGACGCTCGACGAGGTGTTCCTGCACCTCACCGGGCAACCCGGCGCCGCGGATGCCGCGCCGCAACCAGCACACGAGGAGGCACGATGACGACCATCACCCACGCCCCGGGCGAGACGCGAGACCGACGGCCGAACGCTCTGAGGGAGGGCTGGCTGATCGCCGGCCGCGACGTGCTGCACTGGGTGCGCGAGCCGTGGGGCCTCATCTTCGGCCTGGCGTTCAACGTCATGCTGCTGCTCATGTTCGGATTCCTCTTCGGCGGCGCGATCGACGTGCCGGGCGGCGGCGACTACATCGCCTTCCTCCTGCCGGGCATGTTCGCGCTCACGATGCTCTTCGGGCTCGAGAGCACGATGACGGCAATGGCGGAGGACGCGAAGCGCGGCATCACCGATCGGTTCCGCTCCCTGCCGCTCTCGAGCGCGTCGGTCGCCCTCGGCCGCGCGGTCGCCGACCTCGCGTCGTCGGCGCTGAGCCTCGGGGTGCTGATGATCGGCGGTCTCCTCATCGGCTGGCGGCCGACCACGGGGCCCGCAGAGATCGCGCTCGCGGTCGTGCTGCTGCTCTGGCTGCGGTTCGCGCTGCTCTGGCTCGGCATCTACCTCGGGCTGACCTTCCGGGGCACGGGCGCGACGACGGCGGTGCAGGTGCTCGTCTGGCCGATCGGATTCCTCTCAACGGTGTTCGTGTCGGCCGAGACGATGCCCGGCTGGCTCGGAACCGTCGCCGAGTGGAATCCCGTCTCTGCCGCCGCGACGGCGACCCGGGAGCTCTTCGGCAATCCCACGGGCGTGACGAGCGGGTGGCTGGCCGAGAACGCGGTGCTGGCGGCATCCGTGTGGCCGCTCGTGATCACCCTCGTGTTCCTGCCGCTCGCGGCGGCGGCCTATCGCGGCTTGCGCCGGTGATGCAGCGGTGGTCGAGTAGCGCCGCGCGAAGCGGACGCTACTCGACCACTGGCGGTTACTTCTTCGACTTCTCGGGAACGGGAAGCGTGCCCGCGGCACGCTGCGCCGCGTAGTACGCGCGCGCCTCGTCTTGACGCTCCTGCTCGGCACCCGACGCGATCTTCGCGCGCAAGTGCTCGGGGCGGTAGCCGAACGCGTCGACGAGGTCTTGCGCGTGCGGGCGCAGCCGCTCGATGAGCCGGTCGATGTACGCAGTGACGGCTTGTGCGCGCTGCGGCGAGAGCCGGCCGTTGATCAGGTACCACGCGAGGTGCTTCTCCATGAGGCCGAGCCCGAACAGGTCGCGCACCCACGTGAGCACTTGCTTCGTCCCCGCATCGGTCGTGTGCTCGAGGGCCCGCGTGAACGCCTCCCACTGGAGCAGCTCGGCGTGCGCCCGCGCGGCTTCGATGAGCTCGTTCTGGTTGCGGTTGAAGACCGCCGCGGCATCCGACTTCGGCAGCTTTCGCGCCTCTCGCAGGCGACCGGCGATGTCGCCGATCATCGCCTCGACACGGTCGGTGAGCAGCTCGCGCTGCGTGTTCGTGTCGCGGAGCTCGGCGACCGAACGGGCGGTCGAACCGAAGTCGGCGATCGTCTGCGCCAGGCGGCGCAAGCCGGTGCCGTGGTAGGCGCGGTCGGCCGTCTGCTGCACGACATAGCGGGCCATGACGCCGGCATCCGCATTCGCGAACTGCTTCGAGTAGTCGGTGAGCAGGCGCTTGGCCACGAGCTGCAGCAGCACGTTGTTGTCGCCCTCGAAGGTGACGTAGACGTCGAGGTCTTGACGCAGGCCGACGATGCGGTTCTCGGCGAGGAAGCCGGCGCCGCCACTTGCCTCGCGCGCCTCCTGGAGCGTCTCGAGGGCGTGCCAGGTGGACAGCGGCTTGAGCGCCGCCGCGATCGTCTCGAGGTCCTGGCGGTCGTCGTCGGTGTCGGCCTTGCCGGAGAACACCTCGTCGAACTTCACGAGGAACTCGTCGTGCGCGAAGATCTGCGCGTACGTCGTGGCGAGCTTCGGGATCAGCCGGCGCTGGTGGCGCTGGTAGTCGAGCAGCACCTCTTCGTCGGTGTCGCTGCCCGCGGTGAACTGGCGGCGCTGGTTGCCGTAGGTGATCGCGATCGTGAGCGCCATCGCCGCAGCGCTCGTCGCGGCGCCGTCGAGCGACACGCGACCCTGCACGAGCGTGCCGAGCATCGTGAAGAAGCGGCGGCCCGAGCTGGCGATCGGGCTCGAGTAGGTGCCATCTTCGCCGACGTCGCCGTAGCGGTTCAACAGGTTCACGCGGGGCACGCGCACGTCGGAGAAGTGCAGGCGGCCGTTGTCGATGCCGTTGAGGCCGCCCTTCAGACCGTCGTCTTCGCCGCCGATGCCCGGCAGGAAGCCGCCGTCGGCGTCGCGCAGCGGCACGTAGAAGGCGTGCACGCCGTGGTTCACGCCCTTCGTGATGAGCTGCGCGAAGACCACCGCCGCGGTGCCGTGGAGTGCCGCGTTGCCGAGGTAGTCCTTCCAGGCGCCGCGGAACGGGGTGTTGATGACGAACTCCTGCGTCACCTCGTCGTAGGTGGCCGTGGTGCCGATCGCCGCGACATCCGAGCCGTGACCCGTCTCGGTCATCGCGAACGCGCCGGGCACCTCGAGCGTCATGATGTCGGGCAGGAAGGTCTGGTGGTGGTACTCGGTGCCGAGGTGCAACACCGCTGCGCCGAAGAGGCCCCACTGCACGCCCGACTTGATCTGGAGGCTCGGGTCGGCGAGCACGAGCTCCTCGAACGCGGCGATGTTGCCGCCGTGGTCGTCGTGGCCGCCGAGCGACGTCGGGAACGCGCGGTGCACCGCGCCATGTTCGACGAGGATCTTCAACTGCTGGAGCACGCGCTCGCGGTGCTCCTCCATCGACTGGCCCTCGATGCGCTGCAGGTCGGGGTGCGCGGCGCGCTCGCGCGCGACGAGGCGGAGGTCGGCCCAGGTGCCGAGCAATTGACGACTGAGCGCGGCGACGTCGACCTTCGGAGCTGCGGCTTGCGCGGCCGCCACCGTCGCCGGCGAGGGTGCAGGTGCAGGCGTGCCGGCTGCCGAACGGGTCGGCGTCGGGGCCGAGTCGACGGTGCCGGGAGTGTGGGCGGCGGGCTGGGTCGCCGACTCTGAGGTCTTCGAGGAAGTGCTGGGTGCCGTGTCAACCATCGTCGGTTTCGTCCTTCGTCTGCGGTCAGCTTCGTCTGCGGTCAGGCAGCGCCTGCGGTCAAGGCTCGCCTGCGGTCAAGGCTCGCCTGCGGTCAAGGCTCGCTTCCACGGTATGACCGCACCTCGCGCGCCCGAAACCGTGCGTCCCGGGCCTACAAACCGCGCCCTCGACCGCTCGGATGCGCCTGTCGAGACCCTACAAAGCCGAGTCGAGCCCACGTAGGACCATCGACAAGCGGATGCCGCCGCATCCGCTCACTGAAGGCTGTGCCGAACGTGATCAGGCCGCGGCGACGACCCGGATCAGTGCCTCGCCGTAGGCTTCGAGCTTCTTCGCTCCGATGCCGGTGATGCCGTCGAGTTCGGCGATGGCAGCGGGACGCGCTTGCGCGACGGCGCGAAGCGTGGCGTCGCCGAACACGATGTAGGCCGGCACTCCCTGCTCGCGCGCCTCACCCGCCCGCCACGCACGCAGCGCCTCGAACAGCTCGAGCTCGAGCGGGCTGAGATCTGCCGCCGCGGTGGCGGCTTTCGGACCGCGTGACCGGGTGATGCGTTCGGGTTCGGCGCGGAGTGCCACCTCGTGGCTGCCCGCGAGCACGGCGCCGGATGCCTCGGTGACCGTGAGCGTGCCGTACTCGCCGTGCGTGGCGAGCAGGCCCTGCGCGAGCAGCTGGCGCACGACGCTTCGCCACTGCTGTTCGCTGAGGTCTTGGCCGATGCCCCACGTGGTGAGCGAATCGTGGTCGTACTGGCGCGAGCGCGGCGTCTCTTTACCGCGCAGGATGTCGATGAGGTGCCCGGCGCCGAACTTCTGCCGGCGCTCACGCTGCAGGCGCACGATCGTGGACATGAGCTTCTGTGCCGGCACGGTGCCGTTCCACGAGGCGGGCGGCTCGAGGCACGTGTCGCAGTTGCCGCACGGCTGGCTCGGCTGGCCGAAGTAGCCGAGCAGGTTCTGGCGTCGACACTGCACGGTCTCGCAGAGCGCGAGCATCGCGTCGAGGTGGTGCGCCAGGCGGCGGCGATGCGCGAGGTCTCCGGGACTCTCGTCGATCATGCGGCGCTGCTGCACGACGTCTTGCAAGCCGTAGGCGAGCCAGGCGGTGGCCGGGGCGCCGTCGCGGCCGGCACGGCCCGTCTCCTGGTAGTAGCCCTCGACCGACTTCGGCAGGTCGATGTGCGCCACGAATCGAACGTCGGGCTTGTCGATGCCCATGCCGAACGCGATGGTCGCGACGATGACGACGCCGTCTTCGCGCAGGAACCGCTCTTGCGTGCGACGGCGGAGCGAAGCGTCGAGTCCGGCGTGATACGGCAGCGCGTTCACGCCGTTCGCTGCGAGGAAAGCTGCGGTCTTCTCGGTGGTGGCGCGGGAGAGGGCGTAGATGATGCCCGAGACCGGATTGCCTGCGGCATCCACACCCTCGCTGCGGACGAAGTCGAGCAGCTGCTTGCGTACCTCGAGCTTGGGCGCGATGCGGTACTGGATGTTGGGGCGGTCGAAGCTCGAGACGAAGTGCCTGGCCCCGCCGAGCGAGAGCCGGTCGGTGATCTCGCGGTGGGTGGCATCGGTGGCGGTGGCGGTGAGCGCGATGCGCGGCACGTCGGGCCAGCGCTCGGCGAGCTCGGAGAGCGCGAGGTAGTCGGGCCGGAAGTCGTGGCCCCATTGCGCGACGCAGTGCGCCTCGTCGATCGCGAAGAGCGCGACCTTGCCGCGCGCGAGGAGCTGCTTGGCCGACTCGGTGTTCAGGCGCTCGGGCGCGACGTAGAGGAGGTCGAGCTCGCCCGCGATGTAGGCGCGCTCGACGTCGGAGCGCTCGGCGGGCTGCTGGCTCGAATTGAGGTAGGCGGCCCGCACGCCGTTGCGAACGAGGGCGTCGACCTGGTCGTGCATGAGCGCGATGAGCGGCGAGACCACGATGCCGGTGCCCTCGCGGAGCAATGACGGGATCTGGTAGCAGAGACTCTTGCCGCCGCCGGTGGGCATGAGCACGACGGCGTCGCCGCCCGAGGTGACCTGCTCGATGATCTCGGCCTGCTCGCCGCGGAACGCGTCGTAGCCGAACACCGTGTGCAGCGCCTCGGCCGCCGTCGCGAAGCGGGCTGGGGCGACGCCGCCGGGCACCGTCGCGGTCGTGTTGCGAGCAGCGCCTTGCCCGGTGCCTCGCGGCGGCGGGGAACCGAAGCCGGCCCCGCTTTCGTTCGAGGCTGAGCCCGACCAGCCGTCGTCGGCGGGCGGAACCCAGTCGTCATCGGGCGGTGGCGCGAACTCGTCGGGATCCCAGGGGACCTCCTCGGCCGAGTCGGGCTGCGCGTTCGAGTTCACTCGTCGAGTGTAACGAGCGCCGCTGACGGACCGGCCCGCCCGGCCGCGGCTGGGCGGGGCCGATCGAGCGCAGCGACCAGTGGAGGACGAGTCATCCGGAGGCTTCACCGCCACTCCGAACCGGACGAGCTCGAGATTCGCTCGAGTCGAGACGCCGATGAGGCCGGGCACTCGAGTGCCCGGCCTCATCTGCGGGTGCAGTGTTCGATCAGTCGACGGTCAGGGTGAACGAGCTCGACGTGCCGGTCGTCGGCACCGAGATCTCGAACATCTGCGCGCCGCTCGCTCCCTCGGGGATCGTGAACACCACCGTCGCCTGGCCGATGTTGTCGAGCGTCGGCGTGAACGACCGGTCGACCGGCGCGCTCGCGAGGTCGACTCCGCCGAGCGAGACGACGACGGTTCCGGCCGCCGGCTCGTTCGTGCTGAAGTCGAGCGACGAGAGGTTGACCGTCACCTGGTCGCCCGCGTCGTAGCCGTCGGCGTCGGGAGCCGAGACCTTGACTCCGACCGCTCGCTGCGCGTAGTCAGGCGTGGCCGTGCCGTGGGCCGCGAACCAGTCGACCATCGACTCGAGGTCGACCTTGCCGCTGTCGGCCTTGCTCGTGCCCGTCGCGAGGGTGAGGAAGTTGTCTCCACCGGTGCCGAGGAACGAGTTCACGCCGACCGAGTACGTCGCCGCCGGATCGAGCGGCTCGCCGTTCAGGCGAATGCTCGTGATGTGCGAGCCGCTCGCCGCGGTGGGGTCGTAGGTGTAGGTGAGCCCCTCGCTCACGCCGAGCTTGAGGAACGGCCTGGATGCCCCGGCGGGCTGCCATTGCTCCTCGAGCACGGCCTTGATCTTCGCTCCGGTGAGATTCATCGTGACGAGCGTGTTCGCGAACGGCTGCACCGCAGCGGCCTCGCGATACGTGACCTCGCCCGCGTCGATGTTCGCCCGCAGACCGCCCGGGTTCATGAACGTGACATCGACCTCGCGAGTGCCGTCTTCATTGAGCGCCCAGAGCTGCACGTCGGCGACGAAGTTGCCGAGTGTCGACTCACCGCCGCGGTTCTCGGGGTAGGAAGCGCCGCCGAGGGGAGCGAACG
The Agromyces albus DNA segment above includes these coding regions:
- a CDS encoding ATP-binding cassette domain-containing protein produces the protein MTPRNSTPTRPQAAPGSPTALSSTGLRKHYGRSLALDGFDLEIARGTVHGLLGPNGAGKTTAVRCLTTLSSIDEGTASIDGIDIRQQPALVRERIGLVGQFHAVDECAHGSPEPRAVREAQRGLSKARARSRADELLESFQLTDAADRAVSGLSGGMRRRLDISASLVLTPAMLFLDEPTTGLDPRGRATVWQAVREIAAAGTTVLLTTQYLDEADQLASRISMMDHGRVVAEGSPSELKRRLGGDRVDAVIADATLLAQAADVIGRVAAAAASVDPDTRTITVEVADGAKALTPIVRELDLAGIAIDDLALRRPTLDEVFLHLTGQPGAADAAPQPAHEEAR
- the recQ gene encoding DNA helicase RecQ is translated as MNSNAQPDSAEEVPWDPDEFAPPPDDDWVPPADDGWSGSASNESGAGFGSPPPRGTGQGAARNTTATVPGGVAPARFATAAEALHTVFGYDAFRGEQAEIIEQVTSGGDAVVLMPTGGGKSLCYQIPSLLREGTGIVVSPLIALMHDQVDALVRNGVRAAYLNSSQQPAERSDVERAYIAGELDLLYVAPERLNTESAKQLLARGKVALFAIDEAHCVAQWGHDFRPDYLALSELAERWPDVPRIALTATATDATHREITDRLSLGGARHFVSSFDRPNIQYRIAPKLEVRKQLLDFVRSEGVDAAGNPVSGIIYALSRATTEKTAAFLAANGVNALPYHAGLDASLRRRTQERFLREDGVVIVATIAFGMGIDKPDVRFVAHIDLPKSVEGYYQETGRAGRDGAPATAWLAYGLQDVVQQRRMIDESPGDLAHRRRLAHHLDAMLALCETVQCRRQNLLGYFGQPSQPCGNCDTCLEPPASWNGTVPAQKLMSTIVRLQRERRQKFGAGHLIDILRGKETPRSRQYDHDSLTTWGIGQDLSEQQWRSVVRQLLAQGLLATHGEYGTLTVTEASGAVLAGSHEVALRAEPERITRSRGPKAATAAADLSPLELELFEALRAWRAGEAREQGVPAYIVFGDATLRAVAQARPAAIAELDGITGIGAKKLEAYGEALIRVVAAA
- a CDS encoding acyl-CoA dehydrogenase family protein, translated to MVDTAPSTSSKTSESATQPAAHTPGTVDSAPTPTRSAAGTPAPAPSPATVAAAQAAAPKVDVAALSRQLLGTWADLRLVARERAAHPDLQRIEGQSMEEHRERVLQQLKILVEHGAVHRAFPTSLGGHDDHGGNIAAFEELVLADPSLQIKSGVQWGLFGAAVLHLGTEYHHQTFLPDIMTLEVPGAFAMTETGHGSDVAAIGTTATYDEVTQEFVINTPFRGAWKDYLGNAALHGTAAVVFAQLITKGVNHGVHAFYVPLRDADGGFLPGIGGEDDGLKGGLNGIDNGRLHFSDVRVPRVNLLNRYGDVGEDGTYSSPIASSGRRFFTMLGTLVQGRVSLDGAATSAAAMALTIAITYGNQRRQFTAGSDTDEEVLLDYQRHQRRLIPKLATTYAQIFAHDEFLVKFDEVFSGKADTDDDRQDLETIAAALKPLSTWHALETLQEAREASGGAGFLAENRIVGLRQDLDVYVTFEGDNNVLLQLVAKRLLTDYSKQFANADAGVMARYVVQQTADRAYHGTGLRRLAQTIADFGSTARSVAELRDTNTQRELLTDRVEAMIGDIAGRLREARKLPKSDAAAVFNRNQNELIEAARAHAELLQWEAFTRALEHTTDAGTKQVLTWVRDLFGLGLMEKHLAWYLINGRLSPQRAQAVTAYIDRLIERLRPHAQDLVDAFGYRPEHLRAKIASGAEQERQDEARAYYAAQRAAGTLPVPEKSKK
- a CDS encoding DUF6220 domain-containing protein is translated as MRKVFFVLSGLVVLAVVVQFYFAAIGVFSEPEDELSAIHGTNGRMVLPVLIILWIISAALARAGRGTIGLTFLALGLLLFQTVLFILTGLLTGSTPPPDGHVTMSGTIMLGFHAINGLAILWVSTIVLRRSKRLAFSTPARATTPDEEPEAVPSSSP
- a CDS encoding malate dehydrogenase, giving the protein MSRTPVTITITGAGGQIGYALLFRIASGAMLGPETSVRLNLLEIPQGVRAAEGAALELQDSAFPLLSHVDVYDDAAAAFSGANIGLLVGARPRTAGMERGDLLAANGGIFGPQGEAINAGAADDIRIVVVGNPANTNALIAAAHAPDVPAERFTALTRLDHNRALGQLAEALDTPVAELRRVTIWGNHSATQFPDVAHATAAGDPVTALLAARFGGPDGAQAWLVDEFIPRVAKRGAEIIEVRGSSSVASAAAATIDHVRDWVAGTPDGWTSAAVVSDGSYGVPEGLVCSFPVESVDGVWQIVQGLDVDDFARQRIAASVAELEDEREAVRGLGLI
- a CDS encoding ABC transporter permease; protein product: MTTITHAPGETRDRRPNALREGWLIAGRDVLHWVREPWGLIFGLAFNVMLLLMFGFLFGGAIDVPGGGDYIAFLLPGMFALTMLFGLESTMTAMAEDAKRGITDRFRSLPLSSASVALGRAVADLASSALSLGVLMIGGLLIGWRPTTGPAEIALAVVLLLWLRFALLWLGIYLGLTFRGTGATTAVQVLVWPIGFLSTVFVSAETMPGWLGTVAEWNPVSAAATATRELFGNPTGVTSGWLAENAVLAASVWPLVITLVFLPLAAAAYRGLRR
- a CDS encoding TetR/AcrR family transcriptional regulator is translated as MSTESTGRGEPDRTLALLWRDRLGEPTGSRGPKQRSSVDEVVSTAIQLADEEGIEAVSMRRIADRLGLKPMSVYTYVPGKAELIDLMFDQVAGEQELPPHTGSSRERLERIARIQWRDYLRHPWLLTIDTSRPPLGPNVSDRWEWALTAIEGLGLTDLDMDQVITLVVGYVSGPARAFVDAERLLRATDESDQEWWERNAPILEQVMEPGRYEISGRVGQAAGEAYAAAADPARAFEFGLARIIDGIESYIADVGETRAGKTRAGETRAGEARLD
- a CDS encoding HPP family protein, producing the protein MADSSPNARRTQLIVGLVVGAIVGVGVSLWTGFWLWLAAGLVVGLATGALMKPPPTS